Proteins encoded together in one Bactrocera neohumeralis isolate Rockhampton chromosome 4, APGP_CSIRO_Bneo_wtdbg2-racon-allhic-juicebox.fasta_v2, whole genome shotgun sequence window:
- the LOC126757519 gene encoding uncharacterized protein LOC126757519, whose translation MAEVEETLKKKRTFKKFTYRGVDLDQLLDMPNNQLVELMHSRARRRFSRGLKRKPMALIKKLRKAKKEAPPNEKPEIVKTHLRNMIIVPEMTGSIIGVYNGKDFTQVEIKPEMIGHYLGEFSLTYKPVKHGRPGIGATHSSRFIPLK comes from the exons ATGGCTGAG GTCGAAGAAACTCTTAAAAAGAAGCGTACCTTCAAAAAGTTCACCTACCGTGGTGTGGACCTCGACCAGTTGTTGGATATGCCCAA caaCCAGTTGGTTGAACTGATGCACAGCCGTGCACGCAGGCGTTTCTCCCGTGGTCTTAAGCGTAAGCCAATGGCATTGATCAAGAAGCTGCGTAAGGCCAAGAAAGAAGCTCCACCAAATGAGAAACCCGAAATTGTCAAGACTCATTTGAGAAACATGATCATTGTCCCCGAGATGACTGGTTCTATCATCGGTGTTTACAACGGCAAGGACTTCACACAG GTTGAAATCAAACCCGAAATGATTGGTCACTATTTGGGAGAATTCTCGCTCACCTACAAACCAGTCAAGCACGGTAGGCCCGGTATTGGTGCCACCCACAGCTCCAGATTTATTCCACTTAagtaa